A genomic stretch from Natronolimnobius sp. AArcel1 includes:
- a CDS encoding carboxypeptidase regulatory-like domain-containing protein yields the protein MRVDRHVTFSLIAVAILVVGALAVSPAVLGLVAADDVSLTAEDDEAGAATSHTWTFDDVDYEGEVETITVDYPVGTSFNGLDNDDVSVAITRDGESEPTDISVNADTYSGSQATFDLSGIYNTDIDGPVTVAVDGLENPSAGDHEATLTFEGDDTVTANAVFTVTESENTEPTEPAEADLTLDPELEGAASTHTWAFDDVDYDGDVDSITVEYPDSTSFDGLDDDDVSVAITRDGEREPTEIDVNSDTYGGSQATFDLSRIYNTDIDGAVSIAITGIENPLAGDHEATLTFEGDDTVTTETAFTVAADGEDGDDTDETLVAEIVDTDGDAVENTDFVVELEGPSEDVTVVTTDNDGLAEIDVSEAGTYDVTITTQEAGTVTDTVAVSGTTEALFALESPETGAIGALITDADGDPLPEGTWVTLSGGDDFGADRTGLLEADRTVLLEGIEPGTYDLSATTSASGETNTTTVTVSANETTPTELTYGDVPTSATLEGTVSTPDGNALADETVVVEYDGPESGVSIVETDADGNFAVHRVAAGTYEVTVTAAAYDSSDSVLVDAESGETAEIVLNDLESGSIVGTVTDADGEPLPDGTWVSFSADGFETDKTVQIDDNGEFLLEGIEPGSYEVVAETLAFGETDAVTVDVTADETAGAAFTYAQDGADVPEDRGEDVTELRFQSDTVTEDVVVHGDVDGNVVLAGNTQIDGKILIAGDVDGDVVVRGASSVDRILVAGDVDGDVRLLGSGTVAGDVTVGSAEIVAVRGNAALEGTLTADDIGTVEVVGSGSVGEVTVDGPATNMELTGGSTVGSVAVAGDIDSFEAVAARPSTGQ from the coding sequence GACGACGTCGACTACGAGGGTGAAGTGGAGACGATCACCGTCGACTACCCAGTTGGAACGAGCTTCAATGGACTCGACAATGATGACGTGTCCGTCGCGATAACCCGGGACGGAGAGAGTGAACCCACGGATATCAGCGTCAACGCCGACACCTACAGCGGCTCACAGGCAACGTTCGATCTCAGTGGGATCTACAACACTGACATCGACGGCCCGGTGACCGTCGCGGTCGACGGCCTCGAGAATCCGTCGGCTGGTGACCACGAGGCGACGCTTACGTTCGAGGGTGACGACACCGTGACCGCCAACGCAGTGTTTACTGTGACGGAGTCGGAGAACACGGAACCGACTGAGCCTGCCGAGGCAGATCTGACGCTCGATCCCGAACTGGAAGGAGCGGCGTCAACGCACACCTGGGCGTTCGACGACGTTGATTACGACGGCGACGTTGATTCGATCACCGTCGAGTACCCCGACAGCACGAGTTTCGACGGACTCGACGACGATGACGTGTCCGTCGCGATAACCCGTGACGGGGAACGCGAGCCAACTGAGATCGATGTCAACAGCGATACCTACGGCGGCTCGCAGGCGACGTTCGACCTCAGCCGGATCTACAACACCGACATCGACGGGGCGGTGAGTATCGCGATCACTGGCATTGAAAACCCGCTGGCGGGTGACCACGAGGCGACGCTCACATTCGAGGGTGACGACACGGTCACCACAGAGACCGCATTCACTGTCGCCGCCGATGGCGAGGACGGCGACGACACCGACGAGACGCTCGTTGCAGAGATCGTCGACACCGATGGTGACGCCGTCGAAAACACGGACTTCGTCGTCGAACTCGAGGGTCCGAGTGAGGACGTGACGGTCGTAACGACCGACAACGACGGTCTCGCCGAGATCGACGTCTCTGAGGCGGGTACGTACGATGTCACGATCACGACCCAGGAGGCCGGCACGGTGACTGACACCGTGGCTGTTTCGGGTACGACCGAGGCACTGTTTGCGCTCGAGTCGCCGGAAACCGGTGCCATCGGCGCACTGATCACCGACGCAGACGGCGACCCACTCCCCGAAGGGACGTGGGTAACCCTAAGCGGCGGTGACGACTTCGGTGCCGACCGAACCGGCCTGCTCGAGGCCGACAGGACGGTTTTGCTCGAGGGCATCGAGCCCGGAACGTACGATCTGTCCGCGACGACCAGCGCCAGCGGTGAGACCAATACAACCACGGTGACGGTTTCGGCCAACGAGACGACGCCCACCGAACTGACTTACGGCGACGTGCCGACGAGTGCAACACTCGAGGGTACGGTCTCGACGCCGGACGGTAATGCGCTCGCTGACGAGACGGTCGTCGTCGAGTACGACGGTCCCGAATCAGGCGTCTCCATCGTTGAGACCGATGCCGACGGAAACTTCGCAGTTCATCGCGTTGCGGCCGGAACGTACGAGGTGACGGTCACGGCAGCGGCGTACGATTCGAGCGACTCCGTACTGGTCGATGCCGAGTCAGGCGAGACTGCCGAAATCGTTCTGAACGATCTCGAGAGCGGTTCAATCGTTGGAACCGTTACCGATGCGGACGGCGAACCGCTCCCCGACGGAACGTGGGTCTCGTTCAGCGCGGACGGCTTCGAGACTGACAAAACCGTCCAGATCGACGACAATGGGGAATTCCTGCTCGAGGGCATCGAGCCCGGAAGCTACGAGGTCGTCGCCGAGACGCTGGCCTTCGGTGAGACCGACGCGGTCACTGTCGATGTCACGGCCGACGAGACGGCTGGTGCCGCGTTCACGTACGCCCAAGATGGCGCTGACGTGCCCGAAGACCGCGGCGAGGATGTTACAGAACTTCGGTTCCAGAGCGACACCGTCACCGAAGATGTCGTCGTCCACGGCGACGTTGATGGCAACGTCGTGCTCGCAGGCAACACCCAGATTGACGGTAAGATCCTGATTGCGGGTGATGTCGACGGTGATGTCGTGGTTCGCGGTGCGTCCTCCGTCGACCGGATCCTTGTCGCAGGCGATGTCGACGGGGACGTCCGACTGCTCGGTAGCGGAACCGTTGCCGGCGACGTTACCGTCGGCTCCGCAGAGATTGTCGCAGTTCGGGGCAACGCAGCCCTCGAGGGAACACTCACTGCCGACGATATCGGTACCGTTGAGGTCGTTGGATCCGGATCTGTCGGCGAGGTTACCGTCGACGGTCCAGCAACCAATATGGAACTGACCGGTGGATCGACTGTGGGAAGCGTTGCCGTTGCGGGTGATATCGACTCATTCGAAGCCGTGGCGGCGCGACCGTCGACGGGTCAGTGA
- a CDS encoding M20 family metallo-hydrolase, whose translation MIDQDIEIIDRAIEAVDPDRLQDDIEANAKFGEIQTDVGRGRTVLPGTDANRRAREYFLDRLADIGLDTRIDSVGNIVGRYVPSAVEPSTAPVAAGSHLDSVPRGGIFDGPLGVYGALEAVRAIEDAGVSLTAPIDIVSFTEEEGHRFTDGVLGSSVAAGTLPAEAALETTDEEGTTLREALEEIGFHGRDRIDVADWDTWFELHVEQGSRLENAALPVGIVTDIVGTIRCHVRIEGEANHSGTTSMDDRVDALVPASELVAEIETIARELSTSAGGTTVATVGDLAVEPGASNVIPGTACLSVDIRDTNYANMEAIVDRINTTLTRLESERDVVTSLESSYDIEPIQMSDRCRTALRQTATQIGTNPLELHSGAGHDTMQVARKTDAGLLFVQSTDGISHTPKEWTDWDICEAGVKALTGAMVRTAADSTRYQ comes from the coding sequence ATGATTGACCAAGACATCGAAATAATTGATCGGGCAATCGAAGCTGTCGATCCCGATCGATTACAGGACGATATCGAGGCGAACGCTAAGTTTGGAGAAATTCAAACGGACGTCGGAAGAGGCCGAACGGTACTTCCCGGAACCGATGCGAACAGACGTGCCAGAGAGTATTTTTTGGATAGACTCGCCGATATTGGACTCGACACACGTATTGATTCGGTTGGAAATATTGTTGGCAGATACGTACCGTCAGCCGTCGAGCCATCAACTGCACCCGTCGCTGCTGGAAGTCATCTAGATTCTGTCCCTCGAGGTGGGATTTTCGACGGACCACTTGGGGTCTACGGAGCTCTTGAGGCGGTTCGAGCGATCGAGGACGCCGGTGTCTCGCTCACCGCACCGATCGATATCGTCTCGTTTACCGAAGAGGAGGGACATCGCTTTACCGACGGCGTCCTCGGGTCATCCGTTGCTGCGGGAACGCTACCAGCTGAAGCGGCACTCGAGACGACCGACGAAGAGGGAACGACGTTGCGAGAGGCTCTCGAAGAGATCGGCTTCCACGGACGCGATCGGATCGACGTGGCAGACTGGGATACCTGGTTTGAACTCCACGTAGAACAGGGATCACGGCTGGAAAACGCTGCGTTGCCGGTTGGTATTGTCACAGACATTGTCGGAACGATACGCTGTCACGTTAGGATAGAGGGCGAGGCCAATCACTCAGGAACCACGTCAATGGATGACCGGGTCGATGCATTAGTTCCAGCAAGTGAACTCGTCGCGGAGATCGAAACCATTGCCAGAGAACTGTCTACAAGCGCCGGCGGAACGACGGTCGCAACAGTCGGCGATCTCGCGGTCGAGCCTGGCGCGTCCAATGTTATCCCCGGGACGGCCTGCCTTTCCGTCGATATCCGCGATACGAACTACGCGAACATGGAAGCGATCGTGGATCGGATCAACACAACGCTGACTCGATTAGAAAGCGAGCGTGATGTTGTAACGTCCCTCGAGTCATCCTATGATATCGAACCTATCCAGATGAGCGATCGATGTCGTACCGCACTGCGACAGACTGCGACACAGATTGGAACCAATCCTCTAGAACTTCACTCCGGTGCAGGCCACGATACGATGCAGGTGGCCCGCAAAACCGATGCTGGGTTGCTTTTCGTACAATCGACCGATGGAATCTCGCATACACCTAAAGAGTGGACTGACTGGGATATTTGTGAGGCCGGCGTGAAAGCATTGACCGGCGCTATGGTCCGAACAGCAGCGGACAGTACTCGGTACCAGTAA
- a CDS encoding tripartite tricarboxylate transporter substrate binding protein encodes MPENFSRRTFLKGTAGASGTAVAVSLAGCTGADEGFPSDTIEFVNHYSEGGGTDTNFREIEPHWEEEIGGSFSQTYEDGAGTRNGVNTVVGEDDLYTVGGTLTPATPSTIPADEEDENREPAFSVDDLEFLGTTVGDPALIRIREDDGRFDTLEELIAYAEDNPGELTMGSSGPVNQFTLAGVQLFDELDLDDIDIVPYDGGGPVQTGLLQEEVDFIIRAVYNSRDIEDETTVVGIFAEDNEWSEITDDAEPVNDVLETNIEYDPLSGFETYYVSMDAAEAEPDEYEQLVDSFQVAMESDDYRTDLADVDEFEPEKVDVRSPDETREIWEDAVDAFRAEQDLIEQYIQE; translated from the coding sequence ATGCCAGAAAACTTTAGTCGCCGAACGTTCCTTAAAGGCACTGCTGGTGCTAGCGGAACCGCTGTAGCGGTTTCGTTGGCTGGATGTACCGGAGCAGATGAAGGCTTTCCATCGGATACGATTGAGTTCGTCAACCATTACTCAGAGGGCGGCGGAACAGACACGAACTTCCGTGAAATCGAACCGCACTGGGAAGAAGAAATTGGTGGCTCGTTCAGCCAGACCTACGAAGACGGAGCAGGTACCCGAAACGGTGTAAACACCGTCGTGGGGGAGGACGATCTCTATACCGTTGGTGGAACGCTAACTCCTGCAACCCCGTCAACGATCCCAGCCGACGAAGAAGACGAAAATCGCGAACCCGCCTTTTCGGTTGATGACCTCGAGTTTCTCGGAACGACGGTTGGCGACCCCGCACTCATCCGCATCCGCGAGGACGATGGTCGGTTCGACACGCTTGAAGAACTCATCGCATACGCTGAGGACAATCCTGGCGAACTGACGATGGGATCGTCCGGTCCAGTTAATCAGTTCACGCTTGCTGGGGTCCAACTCTTCGACGAGTTGGATCTCGACGACATCGATATTGTTCCGTACGACGGCGGCGGGCCCGTACAGACCGGATTACTGCAAGAAGAGGTGGACTTCATAATCCGTGCGGTGTACAACAGTCGCGATATCGAAGATGAAACGACCGTAGTCGGAATCTTCGCCGAAGACAACGAGTGGTCAGAAATTACGGACGACGCCGAGCCCGTAAACGACGTTCTCGAAACAAACATCGAGTACGATCCGCTCAGTGGCTTCGAAACCTACTACGTCTCGATGGACGCAGCCGAGGCGGAACCAGACGAGTACGAACAACTCGTCGACTCGTTCCAAGTGGCGATGGAAAGCGACGACTACAGAACGGACCTGGCCGACGTTGACGAGTTTGAACCCGAGAAAGTCGACGTTCGCTCTCCCGACGAAACGAGAGAGATCTGGGAGGATGCGGTCGACGCCTTCAGAGCGGAACAAGACCTAATCGAACAGTACATCCAAGAGTAA
- a CDS encoding D-2-hydroxyacid dehydrogenase gives MTDVVVFNDKIHGLAPSDYAKTIRGELGDVSVSLARTPVEKRNLLMDATVATGYQIDPELVEASETLELFVCTFAGTDHLPLETLKAEGVTVKSASGVHGPNIAEQVLGYILSDVRKLRQAWSQHQDAQWRHYQAGELQGSTATVIGMGPIGQTILERLEAFGVETIGVRYTPSKGGPADEVIGFERENVLEAFSKSEYLVLACPLTETTEQLVDESVFLTLPTDAMLINVARGPVVDTEALVTALRGNDIRSAALDVTEPEPLPADHPLWALENCVITPHNAGHTPQYWNRCTEILIEALEEIPKVH, from the coding sequence ATGACAGATGTTGTCGTTTTCAACGATAAAATCCACGGGCTTGCTCCTTCTGACTACGCCAAAACGATTCGTGGCGAATTGGGTGATGTATCTGTTTCCTTGGCTCGAACACCAGTCGAGAAGCGTAATCTGTTGATGGACGCGACGGTGGCGACGGGATACCAGATTGACCCCGAACTTGTCGAGGCTTCCGAAACCCTCGAGTTATTCGTCTGTACGTTTGCGGGTACTGATCATCTACCGCTGGAAACCCTCAAAGCTGAGGGAGTTACGGTTAAGAGTGCCTCCGGCGTCCACGGTCCGAATATTGCTGAACAGGTCCTTGGGTACATCCTTTCAGATGTCCGAAAGCTACGACAGGCCTGGAGCCAACATCAAGACGCCCAGTGGCGTCACTACCAAGCCGGTGAACTCCAAGGATCCACTGCGACGGTCATCGGCATGGGTCCAATCGGTCAGACGATACTGGAACGTCTCGAGGCATTTGGAGTCGAGACGATTGGCGTCCGTTACACGCCGTCTAAAGGGGGTCCTGCCGATGAGGTTATCGGCTTCGAGAGAGAGAACGTACTCGAGGCGTTCAGCAAGAGCGAGTATCTCGTGCTGGCATGTCCGCTCACTGAGACGACGGAACAACTCGTCGACGAGTCTGTCTTTCTCACACTTCCAACTGACGCAATGCTAATTAATGTGGCACGAGGACCAGTCGTTGATACTGAAGCACTGGTCACAGCTCTTCGTGGAAACGACATCCGGAGTGCCGCCCTCGACGTCACCGAACCCGAACCACTCCCTGCTGACCACCCCCTGTGGGCACTCGAGAACTGCGTAATCACACCGCACAACGCGGGACACACACCTCAGTACTGGAACCGATGTACCGAAATCCTCATCGAGGCGCTTGAAGAGATTCCCAAGGTCCATTGA
- a CDS encoding tripartite tricarboxylate transporter permease, producing the protein MTGGVLVESVLHLLTPVTLVLIITGVSLGVLFGAVPGFTGSNTVAILLPLTLVMEPEIAIVFLACVYVGANYGAAIPAVLINTPGTSAAAATVLDAYPLSKKGEASKALGVSIIASVLGGLFSAVIIIALLPIIADVAFRFGNREIFVVGLFGIATVAVAVGDHLKKGLISGAFGLFLATWPADPTTAQPRMDFGFDVLLDEIPFIPVVIGVFAIAELFYLIRQQQISENEDLDTSYGGIFNGFMYAIHRPFQLLRGMSIGTAIGVIPGADTGVGGFISWATAKSMAADPATFGNGNPSGIIASESANNATVSGTFVPTLALGIPGSATTAVMLAGLLLHGVQPGPGLLEDFAFEANVIVVSLLFANIALLIVAFTISKFVVRVVTFPSQYLVPAIVVMTAIGAFVINGQMFDIYWMALFGFVGVLMRVNNYPLVPLILGIVLGPIVEGAYLRSIQISGGDHLYFFESGIAIGLWILTALVLVAKPLSTLLRKSIDRA; encoded by the coding sequence ATGACAGGCGGAGTGTTAGTCGAGTCAGTGCTGCATCTGCTGACTCCGGTAACCCTCGTTCTTATCATTACTGGAGTCAGTCTGGGCGTGCTGTTTGGAGCCGTTCCCGGCTTTACTGGATCGAACACCGTGGCCATTCTGTTACCGCTTACTCTGGTCATGGAACCTGAAATCGCCATCGTCTTCCTGGCCTGTGTCTACGTGGGTGCGAATTATGGGGCTGCGATACCGGCCGTCCTTATCAATACACCAGGGACATCAGCGGCAGCAGCGACAGTGCTCGACGCGTACCCGCTCTCGAAGAAGGGGGAAGCATCAAAAGCACTTGGGGTCTCAATCATTGCTAGCGTCCTCGGCGGGCTATTTTCTGCCGTGATCATCATTGCGTTGCTTCCCATAATCGCTGATGTGGCCTTCAGGTTTGGAAACCGTGAAATATTCGTCGTTGGGCTGTTCGGTATCGCTACCGTTGCCGTCGCCGTCGGCGACCACCTAAAGAAAGGACTGATATCCGGTGCGTTCGGACTATTCCTCGCAACATGGCCGGCCGATCCGACGACTGCACAGCCACGGATGGATTTCGGCTTTGATGTCCTGCTCGACGAGATTCCGTTCATTCCAGTCGTCATCGGCGTCTTCGCCATCGCCGAACTGTTCTATTTGATTCGGCAGCAACAGATCAGCGAAAATGAAGACCTCGATACTTCGTACGGCGGTATTTTCAACGGATTTATGTACGCTATCCATCGACCGTTTCAGCTGCTTCGAGGTATGTCAATTGGGACTGCAATTGGCGTCATTCCGGGTGCCGATACCGGTGTCGGTGGCTTCATTAGTTGGGCAACTGCGAAATCGATGGCAGCGGATCCTGCTACGTTCGGAAACGGGAACCCAAGCGGCATCATCGCCTCCGAGAGCGCGAACAACGCAACGGTATCTGGAACGTTCGTACCGACGCTGGCGCTTGGCATTCCGGGTAGCGCGACGACTGCAGTAATGCTTGCAGGGTTGTTACTCCACGGAGTCCAACCTGGACCTGGCTTATTAGAGGATTTTGCTTTCGAAGCAAACGTTATCGTCGTCTCCTTGCTTTTCGCGAACATCGCACTGCTCATCGTCGCCTTTACTATTTCCAAGTTCGTCGTCAGAGTGGTTACCTTCCCGAGTCAATATCTGGTTCCCGCAATCGTCGTGATGACTGCGATTGGGGCGTTCGTTATCAATGGGCAAATGTTCGATATTTATTGGATGGCCTTGTTCGGGTTCGTCGGCGTACTCATGCGTGTCAACAATTATCCACTTGTTCCGCTTATTCTTGGGATCGTGCTAGGACCAATCGTAGAGGGTGCATATCTTCGGAGTATACAGATCAGTGGCGGCGACCACCTGTATTTTTTTGAATCGGGCATTGCTATTGGACTGTGGATTCTCACAGCTCTCGTTTTAGTCGCGAAACCGCTCTCCACGCTGCTTCGCAAATCGATCGACCGCGCATAA
- a CDS encoding carboxymuconolactone decarboxylase family protein, translating to MPRIPYVSADELPEQYDIIEKKGSKLPETVDSEFWRSQPTVKTFSNNPELGKAHVIMNTELWTETGLTSQESECVILAIARAMDFDYQWHDHVIAARERAGLSRDTILAISREETDAIDEPNRSLVEYAFEFVETAGNISEKTHERIASEYSDNTIAGLAILAGYYVSMVHILRVLDIRLEEEFVGWELENYNS from the coding sequence ATGCCGCGAATCCCGTATGTATCTGCTGATGAACTGCCAGAACAGTACGATATAATCGAAAAAAAGGGATCGAAGCTCCCAGAGACCGTTGATTCGGAATTCTGGCGGTCCCAGCCAACTGTCAAAACATTCTCAAACAACCCCGAACTCGGAAAGGCTCACGTCATAATGAACACGGAGCTGTGGACGGAGACTGGACTTACTTCACAAGAGTCCGAGTGTGTGATCCTTGCGATTGCGAGAGCGATGGATTTCGACTACCAGTGGCATGACCACGTAATCGCTGCTCGCGAGCGAGCGGGCCTCTCGAGAGACACGATCCTTGCGATCTCGAGAGAAGAAACAGATGCCATTGATGAACCGAACCGTTCGCTCGTTGAATACGCGTTCGAATTCGTTGAAACGGCTGGCAATATCAGTGAGAAGACTCACGAGCGAATCGCGTCAGAATACTCCGACAACACGATTGCCGGACTCGCAATTCTCGCTGGCTACTACGTCTCAATGGTTCACATCCTCCGTGTACTTGATATCCGCCTCGAAGAGGAGTTTGTCGGTTGGGAACTTGAGAACTACAATAGCTAA
- a CDS encoding tripartite tricarboxylate transporter TctB family protein: protein MEREDTTTSPDNTQSESVSVSVPLSAVLRYLIPIAVLLLSANYVNETYGQIRAENLYYPYLIIGVMCVLSLVVIIEETIDLRSVQRDIGTHEALAEYVNQWRVSISLAILIVIYVVLIPVLGFFSASVILMTASMYATGVQRWRLATLVIIATLSLIWLMFIEVLGIQPPAGLIDGQIYDLLPTL from the coding sequence ATGGAAAGGGAAGACACGACAACAAGCCCTGACAATACTCAGTCAGAATCAGTCTCTGTCTCGGTACCGTTATCGGCCGTTCTTCGTTATTTGATTCCGATTGCAGTACTTTTACTATCTGCAAACTACGTCAACGAGACGTACGGACAGATCCGGGCGGAAAACCTCTATTATCCATATTTGATTATCGGTGTTATGTGTGTGCTATCACTCGTCGTTATAATCGAGGAAACTATCGATCTTCGGTCGGTACAACGGGATATCGGCACCCATGAAGCGCTCGCTGAGTACGTCAACCAATGGCGCGTGTCAATCTCGCTCGCGATACTCATCGTAATCTATGTGGTTCTAATTCCGGTTTTGGGATTCTTCTCGGCATCAGTCATACTGATGACGGCGTCAATGTACGCCACCGGTGTCCAGCGATGGAGATTAGCCACACTTGTTATCATCGCCACCCTCTCACTTATCTGGCTTATGTTTATTGAAGTACTTGGCATTCAACCGCCAGCAGGACTGATAGACGGCCAGATATACGATCTCTTGCCGACGTTGTAG
- a CDS encoding IclR family transcriptional regulator, giving the protein MTNSESDSPRTLKTVNRAVEILNILMKLDGARVTELAEALGITRSTAYTYLRTLEQGGLVVQNGNQYQLAYSMLVYGEYVRNRSLLYQAGKGPIDELADETGQYSHIVVEEKGRGVNLYKSKGTNAVGTEYQSAKFQQRDFLHITASGKAILAHLPDERVDTILASHGLPKRTEETITSRERLFDELATIRDCGYSLNDEEEIEGFRAVGAPISTRDGDIVGSLSVSGPTSIFDDDRFHSEIPELVTQTANLIELNMNMADRSEEIRSQPP; this is encoded by the coding sequence ATGACCAACAGCGAATCGGATTCGCCAAGAACATTGAAGACGGTGAACAGGGCGGTTGAGATACTAAATATATTGATGAAACTGGACGGTGCTCGCGTAACCGAACTTGCCGAAGCCCTAGGAATCACTAGGAGTACCGCCTACACGTATCTCAGAACTCTCGAGCAGGGAGGACTCGTCGTTCAGAACGGAAACCAGTACCAATTGGCCTACAGCATGCTGGTATACGGGGAGTACGTCCGAAACCGGAGTTTGTTGTATCAGGCCGGAAAGGGACCGATTGACGAGTTAGCGGATGAAACAGGCCAATACTCACACATCGTCGTCGAAGAGAAAGGACGCGGTGTCAACCTATACAAATCGAAGGGGACAAACGCAGTTGGCACTGAATATCAATCCGCCAAGTTTCAGCAGCGAGATTTTCTTCATATCACCGCCTCTGGAAAAGCAATACTCGCTCACCTTCCCGACGAGCGGGTTGATACTATACTTGCCTCCCATGGGCTACCCAAACGAACGGAGGAAACGATTACGAGTCGCGAGAGGCTTTTCGATGAACTCGCCACAATTCGGGATTGTGGCTACTCACTTAATGACGAGGAAGAGATCGAAGGCTTCCGAGCCGTCGGCGCACCGATCAGCACACGGGATGGTGATATCGTCGGCTCGTTAAGCGTTTCCGGCCCGACGAGTATCTTTGACGACGACCGATTTCACTCCGAAATACCAGAACTGGTGACACAGACCGCTAATCTCATCGAACTGAATATGAACATGGCTGATCGAAGCGAAGAGATTAGGAGTCAGCCGCCCTAG
- a CDS encoding SRPBCC domain-containing protein, whose amino-acid sequence MKELSDTIEIDQPVDAVWQVITDLNAYDEWNPYLSIQQGTPAEETTIVVDITPSAGPNRTETGKLTTVLPSRQLQWEAVAFYHRLYTSGHAMELESLDETTTQVTNRRWLGGVLAYFVATDKVEADLSAMNIALADRLTEVTQ is encoded by the coding sequence ATGAAAGAATTATCCGACACGATCGAAATCGATCAGCCAGTCGATGCTGTCTGGCAGGTCATTACTGACCTCAACGCCTACGACGAATGGAACCCGTACCTATCCATACAACAAGGTACTCCCGCTGAAGAGACAACCATCGTCGTCGATATCACCCCTTCCGCTGGTCCTAACCGGACGGAAACAGGCAAACTCACCACCGTGTTACCATCCCGGCAGCTCCAATGGGAAGCGGTTGCATTCTATCACCGACTGTATACAAGCGGACACGCGATGGAACTTGAATCGCTCGACGAGACGACAACGCAGGTAACCAACAGACGGTGGCTTGGTGGAGTGCTCGCGTACTTTGTCGCCACTGACAAAGTCGAAGCAGATCTTTCCGCAATGAACATCGCACTTGCTGATCGGCTAACCGAGGTTACTCAGTAA
- a CDS encoding IS6 family transposase, protein MKLADLLSESYAAEFDEAWEREQTATPVRVFAVRLHATGCSLRETQAILRLVGVERSHQAIWNGVYQLADIIPDPPVAKPSRVAVDETAVKINGEWSWLYAAIDLETKLIPDAQLFGRHGTGPAAAFLHRLREKHDFSETVFLVGQFGYRTAISRLGLNVQVDYTDKNLIEKWFHTFKIRVDRFHNLWVDSRRSARKWIEHFVHYYNCQKPHQSLDGRTPVEEVLN, encoded by the coding sequence ATGAAACTCGCAGACCTGCTCAGCGAGTCCTACGCGGCGGAATTTGATGAAGCTTGGGAGCGTGAGCAGACAGCGACGCCCGTCAGGGTGTTCGCCGTCCGGCTTCACGCGACCGGTTGTTCGCTTCGAGAAACACAAGCAATTCTTCGCTTGGTCGGCGTTGAACGCTCTCATCAAGCAATCTGGAACGGAGTATATCAGCTGGCGGACATCATACCAGACCCGCCGGTGGCGAAGCCCTCGCGGGTCGCGGTTGACGAGACCGCTGTCAAAATAAACGGCGAATGGTCTTGGTTGTACGCTGCAATAGACCTCGAGACAAAGTTGATTCCCGACGCTCAGTTGTTTGGACGCCATGGCACCGGTCCGGCGGCTGCGTTCCTGCATAGACTCCGCGAGAAACATGATTTCTCCGAGACGGTGTTTCTCGTCGGTCAGTTTGGCTATCGGACTGCCATTTCCCGATTAGGACTGAACGTCCAGGTTGACTACACCGACAAAAACCTTATCGAAAAGTGGTTTCACACATTCAAAATTCGCGTTGACCGTTTCCATAACTTGTGGGTTGACAGTCGACGGAGCGCTCGCAAATGGATTGAACATTTTGTGCATTATTATAACTGCCAGAAACCGCATCAATCGCTTGATGGTCGAACGCCGGTTGAGGAGGTTCTAAACTAG